Proteins found in one Nocardia brasiliensis ATCC 700358 genomic segment:
- a CDS encoding PLP-dependent cysteine synthase family protein produces the protein MPRLRENVVRSASELIGATPLLELVRTGTGTRILLKLEQFNPTGSAKVRMAREMVLQAERSGELRPGGHIVEPTSGNTGTGLALIALERGYTFTAVVDDHAAKDKLRAMKAMGAQLVSVDSGDSGGPSTVERRRIADEIAARTGAYRPDQHNNPHNNAGYRDLAGELLTDLNTDVDYLVGAVGTGGSLCGTVEELRRLGSRVHAIGVEPVGSIIFGGAGGSYWQTGAGSPAGFPVGGNVKYDAIDEDCRVNDVDAFATARVVARRTGILVGGTGGAAIHIALRRLVHVPAASTVVVLVCDAGEKYLDTVYDEDWLHARGLYDRAAQQRITRLLTAYDESVRLAADDLERARA, from the coding sequence ATGCCCCGGCTCCGGGAGAACGTCGTCCGCAGCGCGTCCGAGCTCATCGGCGCGACCCCGCTGCTCGAACTGGTGCGCACCGGCACCGGCACCCGGATCCTGTTGAAGCTGGAGCAGTTCAACCCGACCGGCTCGGCGAAGGTGCGCATGGCGCGCGAAATGGTGTTGCAGGCCGAACGCAGTGGCGAACTGCGGCCGGGCGGGCACATCGTCGAACCCACGTCCGGCAACACCGGTACCGGGCTCGCCCTGATCGCGCTGGAACGCGGCTACACGTTCACCGCGGTGGTCGACGACCACGCCGCGAAGGACAAGCTGCGTGCGATGAAAGCGATGGGCGCGCAGCTGGTCTCGGTGGACAGCGGTGACAGCGGTGGCCCGAGCACGGTCGAGCGCAGGCGGATCGCCGACGAGATCGCCGCGCGCACCGGTGCGTATCGCCCCGATCAGCACAACAATCCGCATAACAACGCGGGTTATCGGGACCTGGCCGGCGAACTGCTCACCGATCTCAACACCGATGTCGACTATCTCGTCGGTGCGGTCGGCACCGGCGGATCACTCTGCGGCACAGTCGAAGAGCTGCGCAGGCTCGGCTCCCGGGTGCACGCGATCGGGGTCGAGCCCGTCGGTTCGATCATCTTCGGTGGCGCGGGCGGCAGCTATTGGCAGACCGGCGCGGGCAGCCCCGCCGGGTTCCCGGTCGGCGGCAACGTGAAATACGACGCGATCGACGAGGACTGCCGGGTGAACGATGTCGATGCGTTCGCCACCGCGCGCGTGGTGGCGCGGCGTACCGGCATCCTGGTGGGCGGCACCGGTGGCGCGGCGATCCACATCGCACTGCGCCGCCTGGTGCACGTCCCCGCGGCGAGCACCGTGGTGGTGCTGGTGTGCGACGCGGGCGAGAAGTACCTCGACACCGTCTACGACGAGGACTGGCTGCACGCGCGCGGGCTGTACGACCGCGCGGCGCAACAGCGGATCACGCGTCTGCTCACGGCCTATGACGAATCGGTACGGTTGGCGGCCGACGACCTGGAACGGGCGAGGGCGTAA